A region of Muntiacus reevesi chromosome 11, mMunRee1.1, whole genome shotgun sequence DNA encodes the following proteins:
- the ARL11 gene encoding ADP-ribosylation factor-like protein 11, with product MGSVSSRSHKAEAQVVMMGLDSAGKTTLLYKLKGHQLVETLPTVGFNVEPLEAPGQVRLTLWDVGGQSPLRASWKDYLEGTAVLVFVLDSTDEARLPEAVAELTEVLEDPHLDGVPLLVLANKQDAPHTLPLPKIRDRLGLRRFPGLCWELRACSALTGEGLPEALGTLRRLLSYRSPPSLQVGAGGGRRET from the coding sequence ATGGGGTCTGTGAGCTCCCGAAGTCACAAGGCGGAAGCCCAGGTGGTGATGATGGGCCTGGACTCGGCCGGCAAGACCACGCTCCTGTACAAACTGAAGGGCCACCAGCTGGTGGAGACTCTGCCCACCGTGGGTTTCAACGTGGAACCCCTCGAGGCCCCCGGGCAGGTGCGCCTCACCCTCTGGGATGTCGGGGGACAGAGCCCGCTCAGGGCCAGCTGGAAGGACTACCTGGAGGGCACGGCCGTCCTCGTGTTCGTGCTGGACAGCACAGACGAGGCCCGCTTGCCCGAGGCGGTGGCTGAGCTCACGGAGGTCCTGGAGGACCCCCACCTGGACGGCGTCCCCCTCCTGGTGCTGGCCAACAAGCAGGACGCACCCCACACCCTGCCGCTGCCCAAGATCCGAGACAGGCTGGGCCTGCGGAGGTTTCCGGGGCTCTGCTGGGAGCTGCGGGCCTGCAGTGCCCTCACCGGCGAGGGGCTGCCTGAGGCCCTGGGGACCCTGAGGCGTCTCCTGAGCTACCGCAGCCCCCCGAGTCTCCAGGTGGGTGCAGGGGGCGGCCGCCGGGAGACCTGA